GGACGAGCGCAACCGACTGATCAGTTCCCGGAACTGGACGACAGCATGACAACCGAAGATATGGACCAACAGGCTGATGCGGACGGTGAATCGGAATCGAACGACGACTGGCGTCGCGTCCTGCAAGCGGGCATCGGCGCGGCCGGGCTGACCGGCCTGGCCGGCCTCACCAGCGCCCAGCAAGGCAGTCAGAATCTCATCGAACTAGAGGCGGTGACGGTCGAGACCAGCGGCGGTCGCGGCCGCTCGGAGTTCGCCTGGGAGGACGGCGAGGGCGGCGTCGTACGCGGCCCGCCCGAGGAGGTCTGTTCGATAGCCGGCGGCACCCACCTCTGGGTAGGCGTCTCGCCCGACTCCATCGCCGAACTGACCAACCCCACGCTGGAACTCACGGCCGGCGAGACCTACACGGTCGAGTGGACCAACACCGACGGCGAGGAGCACAACTTCGTCATCGCCGACGCCGACGGTACCGAACTCGTCGCTTCGGACACGATCGCCGAAGAGGGCGCCACCCAGTCCGTCGAGTTCGAGGCCACCGAGGAGATGGCCACCTACTACTGCGGGCCTCACTCGGAGTCCCAGAGCGGCTCCATCGAGGTCAGCGTCTCGGCCGGTGAGGTCGAGGTCAGTAACCTCGATCCGAGCAGCGTGACGGTCTCGCAGGGCGACGCGGTCGACTTCTCGGCGACGGTGTCCAACACCGGCGACAGCAGCCTCACGCAGGTCGTCTCCCTCTCGATCGACGGGAGTCAGGTCGCCTCCAAGGAAGTGTCACTCGACGCGGGCGCGGAGACGTCCGTTTCGTTCACGGGCGTCGACACGTCTGACCTCTCGGACGGGGACCACACCGTCACTATCGCCAGCGGCGGCTCGCAGGTCTCCGGGACGCTCACCGTCGAGGTGGACGACGCCGACGGCGACTGGCACCGCGACCTCGACGTGCCGACGAATCCCGAGGAGGCGACGAACTGGGACAACTACGAGGTCACCAACGTCTTCTCGACCGGGACGATCTCAAGCGAGTACGACCTCAAGGACGGCGAAGAGGGCGAGTGGATGCAGATGGACGTCGACGCCCAGGGCCGCATCTGGGTGGTCACCCGCGGGGCGTCCTTCGTCACCGAAGGCGACGGCTACGCCGAGGTCGCCTGGGTCGACCCCGACTCCGGCGAGCATCAGCTCGCTCTCGAGATCCCGGTCGCGTTCCACGGGGGCCACGTCGCCGATTCCGGCGAGGTGTCCGCCGCCCGCGAACTCGGCGGGCAGGGAATCGCCATCGACCCCGACTTCGAGGACAACGGGTACGTGTACGTCATGTACCACCCCTCGAGCGACGACCTGGAACTCGTGGACAACCCCTACGACGACAACATCGTCTTCGCGAACATGCGCGTGTCGCGGTTCACGATGCAGGACGACGGAACGCTCGACCCCGACTCCGAGAAGGTCGTCTTTACGGTCCCCGAACAGTGGCACACCTGCTGTCACCACGGCGCCTACATCACCTTCGGGGAAGACCGCGAGTTCTACATCTCCACCGGCGACAACTCCAACAACGTCGGCAATCCCGACAACCTGGTCAACTGGTTCATGGGCGACGAGCGCCAGGGTATGATCCACGGTCGTCCTGGCCCGGTCGCCGACGCCCAGCGCACCTCCGGGAACACGGCCGACAAGCGCGGCAAGGTTCACCGGATCGTCCTCAACGAGGACGGCACCTACGACATCCCCGACGGCAACCTCAAGGAACACTGGGAAGAGGAGACCGGCGAGTCGTACTCCGACGACGAGTTCCTGCCGTCGATCTACGTGATGGGCCTGCGCAACCCCTTCACCATCACCTACGACGATCACAGCGGCTACCTCTGGACCGGTCACTACGGCAACGACGGCGGGAGCATCAGCGACCTCGGAATGAGCGGCTTCGGGGACTACCACCTGTGGTGTGAACCGGGTAACGCCGGCTACCCCTACTACCGGGCGTACTACCCCTACCGGGACTACGACTTCGAGAACGACGAGGTCGGTCAGCCGTTCTGGCCGGACAACCTGCGCAACGAGTCGGTGAACAACACGGGCATCGAGAACATCCCGAACGTGACGCCGGCGCTGATCTGGCATCCCCAGAGCTTCGACGACTACGAGAACGCCCTCGACATCCACCCGTGGCTCGACCAGCCCCGACCCGGCGAAGTCACCTACCCCGAGCTAGATGCCGGTGGATCGGCAGACGTCGGCGTCGTCTACCGCTACGACGAGGGGTACAGCGAGCACGCGCTCCCGCCGTACTTCGACGGGAAGCCGTTCTTCATGAACCCGAGCAACGCCGACGTCGTCCGCTACCTGACGTTCAACGACGACGGCAGCCTCGACATCAACGAGTTCGGAGCGCGCGACGGCGTCGCCGCGGCCTACGACATGAAGGTCCTGCCGGACGGTCGGCTGGCCATCATGGGGATGTACTCGGGGATCCACATCGTCGAGTACAACGGCCCGGCGCCCGGTTACCAGCCCCCGCCCGAAGAAGAACAGCCCGACCGCGTCGAGCCCGCCGCCGACGGTCTCAGCGGCGACCCGCCGGGCGACGCGACCGTCCTCTGGGACGGCGACGACGCCACGCTGGACGGCTGGGAACAGCTGGACGGATCCGAAGCGCAGTGGAACGAGACCGCCGACTACTTCGAGGTAGATCCGTCTGACCCGGACGTTGAGGGCAATGTCCGGCCGAAGGAGGATCTGGGTGACGTCCACCTCCACCTCGAGTGGCGCGTTCCGGAAGAGGTCGCCGGCGAAGCCGAGGGCCAGGGGCCGGGCAACAGTGGCCTGTTCATGATGGAGACCTACGAGTTCCAGATCCTCCAGAGCCACGACAACCCAACCTACCCGAGCGGCTACGCTGGATCCTTCTACAAGTACCAGGAGGGCGGCGGCAGCGCGCCGCTCGCGATGCCGATCCGCCCGCCGGGCGAGTGGAACTCCTACGATCTGATCTGGCGCCGCCCCCGGTTCGACGACGACGGCAACGTCGTCCGTCTGCCGCAGGCGACGCTGCTGTTCAACGGCGTCGTCGTCCAGCAGCACCTCAACATCCCGGGTCCCGTCTGGTACGACACGCTGTACCCGTTCGACCACGAGGACTTCGGCCACCCGCGCGACGAGAACGGCAACTTCCTGACGGAAGCGCCGTTCCACCTGCAGAACCACGGCAACGACTACGACGTCGTGCAGTACCGCAACGTCTGGTACCGCGACCTGCCCGAGCGCCCGGTCACCGAGAGCGAGCACCCGGACAACGTTCCGGAGTACTCGACCTCCGGCGGTCCCTACTACCTGCCGAACGGCGACCAGTACCAGCCGCAGCAGATTAGCCCCGGTGGATCCGGTACCACCGGCACGCCGCCGGGCGACGCCGACGTGTTGCTCGACGACTCGATCACCATCCAGCCCGGCGACGGCGACTGGGTGAGCGACAGCAAGTACGGCGACGCTCAGGTGCACGTCGAGTACCGCATCCCCGAGGACGTCGAGGGCGAGGGGCCGCTGCGCGGCAACAGCGGCGTCCTGATGATGGGCAACTACGAGATCCAGATCCTCGACACCTGGGAGAACCCGGTCGAAGCCGACGAGTGGGCCGGCGCCTACACCCACCAGAACGGGCCGCATCACGACGCGGTCCGCGAACCCGGCGAGTGGCAGCAGCTGGACCTCGTCTGGCAGGCGCCACGGTTCTCGGGCGGCGAGCTCGAGAAGCCGGCGCAGGTCACGGCGTTCCTCAACGGCGTGGCCGTCCAGACGCGCCTCGTCGTCGACGGACCTAACAAAGGCTTCACCGTCAACCCGTACAGCGAACACGGGAAGATGCCGCTGCGCCTCCGGGAGGAAGGCAGCGAGATCGACTTCCGCAACGCCTGGATCCGGGAGGAGCAAGCCGAACTCGTCAGCGACGAACCGTCCGAGCCGGAGCAGCTGTCGGCGCCCATCGGGCTCGACCTCGGCGGCCTCCACACCGACGAGACCGTCACGGTCGACGGCCTCGAGTTCCTGCCGACGCCGTCTCAGTCCGAGCAGGTCGGCATCGAGGAGAACCGGACGCTCGACGCGGACGAGAAGTACTGGCCCGAGCAGGTTACAGTCGAACCCGAACCGCGTGAGTCGCCGGGCGCGACTGACTCGGGTCGGCCGCTGAACGAGGAGCAGAATCTCGGAACCAATCCGGACATCGAGGGCACCGAGCACGACTCGATGTACTGGACCGAGCAGTGGTCGAACGACGAACTCAACTACACGTTCGACATCGAGAACGGCGTCTACGAGGTGACGCTACACTTCGCGGAGGTCTGGTTCGCCGGCGAGGACACGCGCGTGTTCAGCGGCTCCGTCAACGGCGAGACTGTCTTCGAGGAGCTCGACCTCTACGCCGACCACGGTCCGGACACCGCCGTGACGTTCTCGCACGTCACCGAGGTGACGGACAACGAACTGGTCGTCTCGCTCGAGTCGTCCGTCGAGAACCCGAAGATCAGCGGCATCGAGATCCGGGAAGTGGACAAGGTCGCCCACTACGACGCCACGACGCTGGAGCTCTCGGACGGCGACGCGGTGTCGTCCTGGTCCGACGCCGGCGGCGTCGGCCCCGATCTGACTCAGAGCGACTCCGCCGCTCAGCCGACCTTCCAGACGGACGTCGCTAACGGCAACCCGACGGTCCGCTTCGAGGGCGACGGCGACTACATCAACGCCGACGAGGTCGTCACCGAGGACACCGCGGGCGTCACGATGGCCGCGGCGTTCCGGACGAGCGACCCCACCGTTCCCCGCCAGACGATCATGTACAACGGGAGCGACGGTGAGCTGAACGGCTACGGCGCCTACGTCAACAACGAGGCAGGGTCTGGACCTGCGTCCGAAGGCTACGTCAACGGCCTCTACGGCGGCGTGAACTGGTGGTGGTCGGACACGACCGTCGGTGCTGACAACTTCCACGTCGTGACCTGGACCGTCCCCGAGGACGAGCCCGATCACCCGGTGCTCCGACTGGACGGCCAGGAGCTTGACACGGAACTGCAGATCGACCCGGCCGAACCCGAGACGCCGACCACCCAGTTCGGCATCGGCTACGACGACGGCGCCGTCGACGAGCGACCGCCGTTCTTCGCCGGCGACATCGGCGAGGTGCGGGTCTACAACCGCGAGCTGTCGGGCGCCGAGCTGTCACAGCTCGAGAGCGACCTCGGCGAGAAGTGGGGCGCGGACGTCCAGGCACCGGACCTGTCGGCTGGACTGGCCGGCCACTGGACGTTCGAGTCCGGTAACGTCGACGGCGACACCGTCCTCGACAAGTCCGGCAACGGTCACGACGGGACCGTTCAGGGCGGCGTGACGACCGACCTCTCGGCCCCGACCGTGGGTGGCGCCGCGGAGTTCAACGGCAGCGACGGGACCGTCGTCGTCCCCAACGCCGATGGGCTCGACCCGGCCGCGTACACGGTCTCGGCCTGGCTCAAGACGGACGCCACCGGTCCGTGGGCAGCGGTCCTCGGAAAGGAGAACTCGATGTGGTGTGGCTTCAACAACGACACGGGTCAGCCGCGCTTCGACCCGTACAACGGTGCAGAACAGGGTGACTACTTCAGTTCGGACACCGCTGTGGACGACGGCAGCTGGCACCACGTCGTCTATCGTCACGCACCGTCCGAGGACACCTCGCGTATCTACGTCGACGGCCAGCAGGTGGGCTCCATGGACGGGGCCACTGAATCGCCTGCCGCCGACACCTCGCTCGGAATCGGCTCGAAGTCGGGCTTCAAGGACTGGTTCAGCGGCACGCTCGCAGACGTGCGCCTCTACGACCGTCCCCTCTCCGAGTCGAAGATCTCCCTGCTCAGCCAGCAGGGTTGATCTAGCTGCGGACTGAGACTTTCCCCCCCGGGGCACTTCGCCCCGCGGGAATCCCGCGTCCACGGACGCTCCGTCGAATCTGTGTCCGCGACCTCGGGGCCGGCGGAGCGCAGGCCGCCGTGACCGCGCTCCGCTGTCGACGACTGGCTGGTGAGTTCTGGTCGACTGTCCGCCCGCCTCGGCCGCCCCGAGTCGCTTTCCCCGTCGCGAGCACGCACGGCAGTGTACCCGTCTGGTCATCGTCCCCGTCGCGTGTTCTTCGGGTCGTTGTATCGACGCCAGTACGTCGATCGGCCGAGCGACCGCTGGCTCGCGAAGACGCGCGGAACGGGTTGGCGAGGCCGCGAAGCATCACTTACTGATTCGGCTCTTGATCGCGCCAGTACCACAGCCAGTGTGATTATAGACTTCACATCCGGATTCTGTACGATCACGGGGCATTCGTTTCGTCCCCAAAAACCTTTTAGTCAGTCGGCATGTTTGTACCGTCACGCACTTCCGGGTTCGAGGCAGCCGCGCGGAAGTGCGCCAAATACTCACACCCCAGTCGGGTGGTGAGAGAGATATATGCCACGGCTCATATTAGACAACATACACGACACGGATCGACGCAGCGTGCTGAAAATGCTCGGTGCAGGCGGTGCCGCAGCCGCCGGTGGCGGGTTCGGGCTCACCGCCCTGACTGGTTTAGGTGCGGCCGCCTCTGCCGACATCTCGGCCTCGAATCCCGAGGCACTCACGAGCGACGACGGCTCGGTCGACGAGGTGTTCGTCAAGCCGTCGCTGTCAGTCTCCTGGGACGGCTTCGACGACGTCGTCGGGAAAGTACGGATCCTGATCGAGGCCGCCACCGGCGCGTCCGACCTGGATCCGCCCGAAATTCAGGAACTCGATTACACGCCCGTCTTCAGGGCGACGGGTTACGCCAACGGGACGGACAACGACAGCGAAGAGGAGACGGGCCCGGGCACCAGCGGCCAGTACCAGATCAACTGGTTCGACGGCGACCGCCGTATCACCCTGTTCGACGAGGACGGCGCGCCCGACTACGAGAACGCCGGGTACAACTGCGGCGCGACGATGGAGTCGTACCTCAGCGGCACGCTCATGGGCGATCCGATCGACGACGCCCAGAACGGCTTCTACGGCGCCGCCGGCAGCACCGACGCCTTCGAGGAGACCACCGACGCCGGCACCAACGACACGACGGTATATCTTCGGTACACGATCAGTCTCCACTGGCCGGACATCTCGTTCGTCACCGAAGACAACTACGCGCTGGACGCCGAGGACGTCCGCCCGTTCTCGCCGCTAGCGATGGTGGACGGTGACGGTGGTCAATATCCCGACCTCACCGCCGAGGAGTACGGTACTACGGTCACCAGCGACGTCGCCGACGACTACGATGCGCTGTCGGCCGGCGACCTCGTCCATGCCACGGCCGTCCCCTACGGCGTCATGCAGGACAGCACCGACCACCCGGCGCTGATGACCAGCTACGCCAACTTCACCGTCACCGTCGACAACGAACAGGCCAGCGCCAACGCCTCCGGCGACACCGGCGCCGGCGCCGAAGTCGACGAGGACGTCGAAACCATCGCCGACGACGACGCAAGCGGCAACAGCACTGACGACGCCGATACACTGCCCGACGCTGACAACGGCACCGTCGGTAACCAGACCGGTGGTAACGGAACCTCGAACGAGTAGATTAGAGCCGCACGATGAGACACCGACGACTGACAGACGCTGACGTATCGAACGACGCAACCGACCGATCGATTCCCCGAAGGAGGCGACAGCATGACGACTGAAGATACAGATCAAATGTCAAACGCGGACGGCGAATCGGAATCGAACAGCAACCTGCAGCAGTTCCTGAAAGCGGGCATCGGCGCGGCCGGGCTGACCGGCCTGGCCGGCCTCACCAGCGCCCAGCAAGGCAGTCAGAACCTCATCGAACTAGAGGCGGTAACGGTCGAGACCAGCGGCGGTCGCGGCCGCTCGGAGTTCGCCTGGGAGGACGGCGAGGGCGGCGTCGTGCGCGGCCCGCCCGAGGAGGTCTGTAACATCGTCGGCGGGACCCACGTCTGGGTGGGCGTTTCGCCCGACTCCATCGCTGAGGTCACGAATCCGACGCTGGAGCTGACCGCCGGCGAGACCTACACGGTCGAGTGGACCAACACCGACGGCGAGGAGCACAACTTCGTCATCGCCGACGCCGACGGCACCGAACTCGTCACCTCTGATACCGTCTCCGAGGAAGGCGCCACCCAGTCCGTCGAGTTCGAGGCCACGGAAGAGATGGCCACCTACTACTGCGGGCCTCACTCGGAGTCCCAGAGCGGCTCCATCGAGGTCAGCGTCTCGGCCGGCGAGGTTGAGGTCAGTAACCTCGATCCGAGCAGCGTGACGGTCTCGCAGGGCGACGCGGTCGACTTCTCGGCGACGGTGTCCAACACCGGCGACAGCAGCCTCACGCAGGTCGTCTCCCTCTCGATCGACGGGAGTCAGGTCGCCTCCAAGGAAGTGTCACTCGACGCGGGCGCGGAGACGTCCGTTTCGTTCACGGGCGTCGACACGTCTGACCTCTCGGACGGGGACCACACCGTCACTATCGCCAGCGGCGGCTCGCAGGTCTCCGGGACGCTCACCGTCGAGGTAGACGCGGTAGACAGCGACTGGCATCGCGACCTCGACGTGCCGATCAACGCCGAGGAGGCGACGAACTGGGACAACTACGAGGTCACCAACGTCTTCTCGACCGGGACGATCTCAAGCGAGTACGACCTCAAGGACGGCGAAGAGGGCGAGTGGATGCAGATGGACGTCGACGCCCAGGGCCGCATCTGGGTGGTCACCCGCGGGGCGTCCTTCGTCACCGAAGGCGACGGCTACGCCGAGGTCGCCTGGGTCGACCCCGACTCCGGCGAGCATCAGCTCGCTCTCGAGATCCCGGTCGCGTTCCACGGGGGCCACGTCGCCGATTCCGGCGAGGTGTCCGCCGCCCGCGAACTCGGCGGGCAGGGAATCGCCATCGACCCCGACTTCGAGGACAACGGGTACGTGTACGTCATGTACCACCCCTCGAGCGACGACCTGGAACTCGTGGACAACCCCTACGACGACAACATCGTCTTCGCGAACATGCGCGTGTCGCGGTTCACGATGCAGGACGACGGAACGCTCGACCCCGACTCCGAGAAGGTCGTCTTTACGGTCCCCGAACAGTGGCACACCTGCTGTCACCACGGCGCCTACATCACCTTCGGGGAAGACCGCGAGTTCTACATCTCCACCGGCGACAACTCCAACAACGTCGGCAATCCGGATAACGAAGTTAATTGGTTCATGGGCGACGAGCGCCAGGGTATGATCCACGGTCGTCCTGGCCCGGTCGCCGACGCCCAGCGCACCTCCGGGAACACGGCCGACAAGCGCGGCAAGGTTCACCGGATCGTCCTCAACGAGGACGGCACCTACGACATCCCCGACGGTAACCTCAAAGAGCACTGGGAAGAGGAGACCGGCGAGTCGTACTCCGACGACGAGTTCCTGCCGTCGATCTACGTGATGGGCCTGCGCAACCCCTTCACCATCACCTACGACGATCACAGCGGCTACCTCTGGACCGGTCACTACGGCAACGACGGCGGGAGCATCAGCGACCTCGGAATGAGCGGCTTCGGGGACTACCACCTGTGGTGTGAACCGGGTAACGCCGGCTACCCCTACTACCGGGCGTACTACCCCTACCGGGACTACGACTACTCCACCAAGGACGGGACCGAGAACTGGACCGGCGAGGTCGGTCAGCCGTTCTGGCCGGACAACCTGCGCAACGAGTCGGTGAACAACACGGGCATCGAGAACATCCCGAACGTGACGCCGGCGCTGATCTGGCATCCCCAGAGCTTCGACGACTACGAGAACGCCCTCGACATCCACCCGTGGCTCGACCAGCCCCGACCCGGCGAAGTCACCTACCCCGAGCTAGATGCCGGTGGATCGGCAGACGTCGGCGTCGTCTACCGCTACGACGAGGGGTACAGCGAGCACGCGCTCCCGCCGTACTTCGACGGGAAGCCGTTCTTCATGAACCCGAGCAACGCCGACGTCGTCCGCTACCTGACGTTCAACGACGACGGCAGCCTCGACATCAACGAGTTCGGAGCGCGCGACGGCGTCGCCGCGGCCTACGACATGAAGGTCCTGCCGGACGGTCGGCTGGCCATCATGGGGATGTACTCGGGGATCCACATCGTCGAGTACAACGGCCCGGCGCCCGGTTACCAGCCCCCGCCCGAAGAAGAACAGCCCGACCGCGTCGAGCCCGCCGCCGACGGTCTCAGCGGCGACCCGCCGGGCGACGCGACCGTCCTCTGGGACGGCGACGACGCCACGCTAGATGGCTGGCAGAAACCGGACGGGTCCGAACCGGAGTGGGTCGAGACCGCCGACTACTTCGAGGTGAACCCGGACGTCAGCGGCAACGTCCAGCCCCAGGAGGAACTGGGCGACGTCCACCTCCACCTCGAGTGGCGCGTGCCCGAGGAACTCGACGGCATCGCCAACGGCCAGGGACCGGGCAACAGTGGCCTGTTCATGATGAACACCTACGAGTTCCAGATCCTCCAGAGCCACGACAACCCGACCTACCCGTCCGGCCACGCCGGTTCGTACTACAAGGCGAGCGAGGGCGGCGGCAGCGCGCCGCTCGCGATGCCGATCCGCCCGCCCGGGGAGTGGAACTCGTACGACCTGCTCTGGCGCGGACCGCGTTTCGACGACGAGGGCAACGTGATCCGCCTGCCGCAGGCGACGCTGCTGTTCAACGGCGTCGTCGTCCAGCAGCACCTCAACATCCCGGGTCCCGTCTGGTACAAGACGCTGTACCCGTTCGATCACGAGGACTTCGGCCACCCGCGCGACGAGAACGGCGACTTCCTGACGGAAGCGCCGTTCCACCTGCAGAACCACGGCAACGAGAACGACATCGTGCAGTTCCGGAACGTCTGGTACCGCGACCTGCCCGAGCGCCCGGTCACCGAGAGCGAGCACCCGGACAACGTTCCGGAGTACTCGACCTCCGGCGGCCCCTGGACGCTCCCGTCCGGCGACCAGTACCAGCCGCAGCAGATTAGCCCCGGTGGATCCAGTACCACCGGCACGCCGCCGGGCGACGCCGACGTGTTGCTCGACGACTCGATCACCATCCAGCCCGGCGACGGCGACTGGGTGAGCGACAGCAAGTACGGCGACGCTCAGGTGCACGTCGAGTACCGCATCCCCGAGGACGTCGAGGGCGAGGGGCCGCTGCGCGGCAACAGCGGCGTCCTGATGATGGGCAACTACGAGATCCAGATCCTCGACACCTGGGAGAACCCGGTCGAAGCCGACGAGTGGGCCGGCGCCTACACCCACCAGAACGGGCCGCATCACGACGCGGTCCGCGAACCCGGCGAGTGGCAGCAGCTGGACCTCGTCTGGCAGGCGCCACGGTTCTCGGGCGGCGAGCTCGAGAAGCCGGCGCAGGTCACGGCGTTCCTCAACGGCGTGGCCGTCCAGACGCGCCTCGTCGTCGACGGACCTAACAAAGGCTTCACCGTCAACCCGTACAGCGAACACGGGAAGATGCCGCTGCGCCTCCGGGAGGAAGGCAGCGAGATCGACTTCCGCAACGCCTGGATCCGGGAGGAGCAAGCCGAACTCGTCAGCGACGAACCGACGGACACCTCGGTCTCGGCTCCGTTCGGATTCGACGCAGGCGGCGAATTCCTCGACGGGACGGTCACCATCGACGGACTCGACTTCGTCGCCGACTCTCCCGCGGTGGAAGCGTCGGGCGACCCGAGCGCGAGCTCGACCAACACGGCGGCACAGGCGAGCATGTACCCGGACCCGCCGAATTCGATCGAGGGGACCGAGCACGACGCGCTCTATCAGACCGAGGTCTTCGGCGGCGACCTCACGTTCGACATCGACATCGAGAACGGTGTCTACGACGTGACCCTCCACTTCGCGGAGACGAACAGCGCGCTCACCGCGGGCGACCGCGTGTTCGACGTCTCCGTCGAAGGGCAACAGGTGCTCTCCGAGTTCGACATCTACTCCGCGGCCGGCGGGCACAACATCGCCGTGACGCGGACGTTCGAGGGAGTCGAAGTCACCGACGGTGTCCTCACCATCGCCACCGATACGATATCGGACAACTCGAAGGTCGACGGAATCGAGATCCGCCCGAGCGACGGCGGCGGCGACGGCGCTCTCGAGTACACCGTCCCGCAGACGGGCGGTGGCACGGCGGACGAGGCCGCCTTCTCGCTGGCGCCCGAGGGCGACGTGTTCGAGGACGTCGACGGCGACGGCGACCCCAGCGACGCCGACGACCTCTCGGCGGACGTCTACCTCGGCTACGACGCCGACAACCTCTACCTCACGGTGGAGGTGACCGACGACACGCACACGGCGATCAGCGGCACGGACATGTGGCAGGCTGACAGCATCCAGTGGGCCGTCGGCAGCGGCGATACGTACGGCCCCGAGTACGGCCTCAGCCACGCCGACGGCAGCACGTCCATCCATCGGTGGTTCGACGGTGACGCCGCGGCGGACGCGTCGGCCGTCGACGCCGCCACGTCGCGGTCCGGGTCCACGACGACCTATGACGCGACGATCCCCTGGGAGGCGCTGTTCGCCGAGAGCAAGGGGCCCGGCGACTCCTTCCCGTTCAGCCTCCTCGTCAACGAGAACGACGGCGACAGCCGCGACGGCGTCCTCGAGTGGGCGCTCCCGGCGATCAGTTCCGACAAGTCGGCGGACGCACTGGGCACGCTCGTGCTCGAAGACAGCGGGTGACTGGCGTCGATCACCGCCGTGACGGACGAATAGCGCGGTAGCTGGGAGGGACCGATTCCCTCCGAACTCCAGGGAAACGACGAGCCCGACGCCAAGGCCGGCGTCGGGACGCCGTTTACGAACGGTGACGTCGGTAGTTCCGATTTTCTCTTCTCTTCGACGACGACGGCCCGAGTGACGGGAGAGCGGCAACGGCAGCGATGGAGC
This genomic interval from Halomicrobium urmianum contains the following:
- a CDS encoding family 16 glycoside hydrolase — its product is MSNADGESESNSNLQQFLKAGIGAAGLTGLAGLTSAQQGSQNLIELEAVTVETSGGRGRSEFAWEDGEGGVVRGPPEEVCNIVGGTHVWVGVSPDSIAEVTNPTLELTAGETYTVEWTNTDGEEHNFVIADADGTELVTSDTVSEEGATQSVEFEATEEMATYYCGPHSESQSGSIEVSVSAGEVEVSNLDPSSVTVSQGDAVDFSATVSNTGDSSLTQVVSLSIDGSQVASKEVSLDAGAETSVSFTGVDTSDLSDGDHTVTIASGGSQVSGTLTVEVDAVDSDWHRDLDVPINAEEATNWDNYEVTNVFSTGTISSEYDLKDGEEGEWMQMDVDAQGRIWVVTRGASFVTEGDGYAEVAWVDPDSGEHQLALEIPVAFHGGHVADSGEVSAARELGGQGIAIDPDFEDNGYVYVMYHPSSDDLELVDNPYDDNIVFANMRVSRFTMQDDGTLDPDSEKVVFTVPEQWHTCCHHGAYITFGEDREFYISTGDNSNNVGNPDNEVNWFMGDERQGMIHGRPGPVADAQRTSGNTADKRGKVHRIVLNEDGTYDIPDGNLKEHWEEETGESYSDDEFLPSIYVMGLRNPFTITYDDHSGYLWTGHYGNDGGSISDLGMSGFGDYHLWCEPGNAGYPYYRAYYPYRDYDYSTKDGTENWTGEVGQPFWPDNLRNESVNNTGIENIPNVTPALIWHPQSFDDYENALDIHPWLDQPRPGEVTYPELDAGGSADVGVVYRYDEGYSEHALPPYFDGKPFFMNPSNADVVRYLTFNDDGSLDINEFGARDGVAAAYDMKVLPDGRLAIMGMYSGIHIVEYNGPAPGYQPPPEEEQPDRVEPAADGLSGDPPGDATVLWDGDDATLDGWQKPDGSEPEWVETADYFEVNPDVSGNVQPQEELGDVHLHLEWRVPEELDGIANGQGPGNSGLFMMNTYEFQILQSHDNPTYPSGHAGSYYKASEGGGSAPLAMPIRPPGEWNSYDLLWRGPRFDDEGNVIRLPQATLLFNGVVVQQHLNIPGPVWYKTLYPFDHEDFGHPRDENGDFLTEAPFHLQNHGNENDIVQFRNVWYRDLPERPVTESEHPDNVPEYSTSGGPWTLPSGDQYQPQQISPGGSSTTGTPPGDADVLLDDSITIQPGDGDWVSDSKYGDAQVHVEYRIPEDVEGEGPLRGNSGVLMMGNYEIQILDTWENPVEADEWAGAYTHQNGPHHDAVREPGEWQQLDLVWQAPRFSGGELEKPAQVTAFLNGVAVQTRLVVDGPNKGFTVNPYSEHGKMPLRLREEGSEIDFRNAWIREEQAELVSDEPTDTSVSAPFGFDAGGEFLDGTVTIDGLDFVADSPAVEASGDPSASSTNTAAQASMYPDPPNSIEGTEHDALYQTEVFGGDLTFDIDIENGVYDVTLHFAETNSALTAGDRVFDVSVEGQQVLSEFDIYSAAGGHNIAVTRTFEGVEVTDGVLTIATDTISDNSKVDGIEIRPSDGGGDGALEYTVPQTGGGTADEAAFSLAPEGDVFEDVDGDGDPSDADDLSADVYLGYDADNLYLTVEVTDDTHTAISGTDMWQADSIQWAVGSGDTYGPEYGLSHADGSTSIHRWFDGDAAADASAVDAATSRSGSTTTYDATIPWEALFAESKGPGDSFPFSLLVNENDGDSRDGVLEWALPAISSDKSADALGTLVLEDSG